Proteins co-encoded in one Myripristis murdjan chromosome 4, fMyrMur1.1, whole genome shotgun sequence genomic window:
- the kng1 gene encoding kininogen-1, with protein MQSEAGLCALGLLFLLHTVLGEVQPGVLVFCDDPVVEKAASSALDKFNEKVLVGHKLALYQILEASKAENDSGSVFSVQFSSRRSDCAAGSSKPWIECNYLPDGRKKPFACTATVFMTDTETETTQVECQIAEPVTPELAQCLGCPEEVEANSEDLRVPLNTSVNKYNSISDSTHLFKLHTIGYTTRQVVAGFRYKLSFDMRKTTCAKAEHKELNDLCELDDKDLEFVNCNSTVDVAPWRHELPEANVECEPGALSTMFTRRRPPGFSPLRNVVDLHQSSSSNIAQPSANTASAKPESSEEEDVTAAPLPDPVPATEAAAVSPFHCPSKPWKEFSPVAPTPADPTGAGPALAPTPSEGDFTDLDLVDALV; from the exons ATGCAGAGCGAAGCGGGGCTGTGTGCGCTCGGCctgctgtttctcctccacACCGTCCTGggagag GTCCAGCCAGGCGTTCTGGTCTTCTGCGATGACCCGGTGGTAGAAAAAGCTGCCAGCAGCGCTCTGGACAAGTTCAACGAGAAGGTGCTTGTCGGACACAAGCTGGCCCTCTATCAGATACTGGAAGCCAGCAAG gcagAAAATGACTCTGGCTCAGTGTTCTCAGTCCAgttcagcagcaggaggagtgaCTGTGCAGCAGGGAGCAGCAAACCCTGGATAGAGTGCAACTACCTGCCTGATGGGCGCAAG AAGCCCTTTGCATGTACTGCCACCGTCTTcatgacagacacagaaacagagacgaCACAGGTGGAGTGTCAGATAG CTGAGCCCGTCACCCCGGAGCTCGCTCAGTGTCTGGGCTGCCCCGAGGAGGTCGAGGCAAACTCAGAAGACCTGAGGGTTCCTCTTAACACCTCCGTCAACAAGTACAACTCCATCTCCGACTCCACGCACCTGTTCAAACTGCACACTATCGGCTACACCACCAGACAG GTGGTGGCAGGTTTCAGGTACAAGTTGAGCTTCGATATGAGGAAGACCACCTGCGCCAAGGCCGAGCACAAAGAGCTCAACGACCTCTGTGAGCTCGATGACAAAGACCTG GAGTTTGTTAATTGTAACTCGACAGTGGATGTGGCACCGTGGAGACACGAGCTCCCAGAGGCCAATGTTGAATGTGAACCGGGCGCTCTTTCCACG ATGTTTACCAGGCGTCGCCCCCCTGGCTTTTCTCCGCTCAGGAACGTCGTCGACCTCCATcagagcagctcctccaacatCGCTCAGCCCTCCGCCAACACGGCCTCAGCCAAGCCGGAGTCCTCCGAGGAGGAGGACGTGACGGCAGCCCCTCTCCCCGACCCGGTCCCCGCCACCGAGGCTGCAGCCGTCAGCCCCTTCCACTGCCCGTCCAAGCCCTGGAAGGAGTTCAGCCCGGTGGCGCCCACCCCTGCAGACCCCACCGGAGCAGGGCCAGCCTTAGCGCCGACACCCTCGGAGGGGGACTTCACTGACTTAGACCTGGTGGACGCGCTGGTCTAG